A region from the bacterium genome encodes:
- a CDS encoding DUF58 domain-containing protein, protein MIPKEILKKVKRIEIQTRGLVNDVFSGEYHSVFKGRGMEFSEVREYLPGDDIRTIDWNVTARMGHPFVKIFEEERELTVMLVVDVSSSSAFGTVSQMKSEIAAEICALLAFSAIKNNDKVGLIIFSEGVEKFVTPKKGKSHVLRVIREVLYHQPQGHRTDIGQALEYLSKVSRRRSVVFLISDFLSSGYEKALQIANKRHDIVAISLTDPREQELPDVGFIELEDAETGETWLLDTSDEGTRRAFSKRALQDKSGRDKIFRSMNVDQVEINTRISYVEPLIRFFKMRAKRYR, encoded by the coding sequence ATGATCCCAAAAGAGATACTCAAAAAAGTAAAGCGCATCGAGATCCAGACCCGCGGCCTGGTCAACGATGTTTTTTCCGGGGAGTACCACTCGGTCTTCAAGGGCCGCGGGATGGAGTTCTCGGAGGTGCGCGAATACCTGCCCGGTGATGATATCCGCACCATCGACTGGAATGTCACAGCGCGGATGGGCCATCCCTTCGTCAAGATTTTCGAGGAAGAGCGCGAGCTCACCGTAATGCTGGTGGTCGATGTCAGCTCCTCCTCGGCGTTCGGCACGGTCTCACAAATGAAGAGCGAGATCGCGGCGGAGATCTGCGCCCTGCTCGCCTTCTCGGCGATCAAGAATAACGATAAAGTCGGCTTGATCATCTTTTCTGAAGGGGTGGAAAAATTCGTCACCCCGAAGAAAGGCAAGTCCCATGTGCTGCGGGTCATCCGCGAGGTGCTATACCATCAGCCGCAGGGCCACCGGACCGACATCGGCCAGGCCCTCGAATACCTCAGCAAGGTGAGCCGGCGGCGCAGTGTGGTCTTTCTGATCTCCGATTTTCTCTCTTCGGGGTATGAGAAAGCACTGCAAATCGCCAACAAACGGCACGATATTGTCGCCATCTCCCTGACCGACCCGCGCGAGCAGGAGCTGCCCGATGTCGGCTTTATCGAGCTGGAGGATGCCGAGACCGGCGAGACCTGGCTGCTCGACACAAGTGACGAGGGGACGCGGCGCGCCTTCAGTAAACGCGCCCTTCAGGACAAGAGCGGCCGTGACAAGATCTTCCGCTCGATGAACGTCGACCAGGTGGAGATCAACACCCGGATTTCGTATGTCGAGCCGCTGATACGATTTTTCAAGATGCGCGCCAAACGCTACCGTTAA
- a CDS encoding MoxR family ATPase: MNIDIQAIQAKIERESAFVEKITAEVSKVIVGQTYMIERLLIGLLADGHILLEGVPGLAKTMTVKTLSAAIKTQFQRIQFTPDLLPADIIGTMIYDQKNGSFSAKKGPIFSNLVLADEINRSPAKVQSALLEAMQERQVTLGDSTFPLPSPFLVLATQNPIEQEGTYPLPEAQVDRFMLKLSIGYPDRNEELEIMRRMTRADLPEAKAVVTPQEIISARRAVHEVYIDPKIENYIVDIVFATRKPKEYGLDELADLIAYGASPRASIYLSMAAKAHAFLSRRGYVTPEDIRSIAMDVLRHRVIITYEAEAEEISAEDVVRKIINKVEVP; this comes from the coding sequence ATGAACATCGACATTCAAGCCATCCAGGCCAAGATCGAGCGCGAGAGCGCCTTCGTCGAAAAGATCACGGCCGAGGTGAGCAAGGTGATCGTCGGCCAGACCTATATGATCGAGCGGCTGCTCATCGGTTTGCTCGCCGACGGACACATTCTGCTGGAGGGCGTGCCGGGTCTGGCCAAGACCATGACCGTCAAGACCCTTTCCGCGGCCATCAAAACCCAGTTCCAGCGCATCCAGTTCACCCCGGATCTGCTGCCCGCAGACATCATCGGCACCATGATTTACGACCAGAAGAACGGCTCCTTCTCCGCCAAAAAGGGCCCGATCTTTTCCAATCTCGTCCTCGCCGACGAAATCAACCGTTCCCCGGCCAAGGTGCAGTCGGCCCTGCTCGAAGCGATGCAGGAGCGCCAGGTGACCCTCGGTGATTCGACCTTCCCGTTGCCGTCGCCTTTCCTCGTCCTTGCCACCCAGAACCCGATCGAGCAGGAGGGCACTTATCCCTTGCCGGAAGCCCAGGTGGACCGGTTCATGCTCAAACTCTCGATCGGCTATCCCGACCGCAATGAAGAGCTGGAGATCATGCGCCGCATGACCCGCGCCGATCTGCCGGAGGCAAAGGCGGTGGTCACGCCTCAGGAGATCATCAGCGCCCGCCGTGCGGTTCATGAGGTCTATATCGATCCCAAGATCGAGAATTATATCGTCGATATCGTATTTGCCACTCGCAAACCGAAGGAGTACGGTCTGGATGAGCTGGCCGATCTGATCGCCTACGGAGCCTCGCCGCGCGCTTCGATCTATCTCAGTATGGCCGCCAAAGCCCATGCCTTTTTGAGCCGCCGCGGTTATGTGACGCCGGAGGATATCCGCTCGATCGCTATGGATGTGCTGCGGCACCGCGTCATCATCACCTACGAGGCCGAGGCCGAGGAGATCAGCGCTGAGGATGTCGTGCGCAAGATCATCAACAAGGTCGAGGTCCCCTGA